AGGATACTGGTCAATTGGCTGTTCAATGCTGTAGATCACATCTATTCCCTTTCTGATCCCGCGTCTGCCCAAAAATTTCCGCACCCGTCTTGCCAAAGGACACATATAGGTCTGGGAAATATCACCAAGTCTGATCTGACTCGGGTCAAAGCGGCTCGCTGCGCCTAATATCGAGATAATTGGGATTTTCTGACGCCAGCAGTCTTCCAGCAGGCCCACTTTGGGTACCAGGCTGTCAATGGCATCCACCACGATATCAAGTCCGGGTAATAAATCGTCCCTGCTGTCTTTGTTGCAGAATCCGCTATATATATCCACTTCGCAGTCTGGATTTATATCTTCTATCCGCTCTTTCATTACTTCCGTTTTCTGCCTGCCGATCGTGCTGTGCAAGGCCAAAAGCTGCCTGTTAATATTAGTTTCGCTGATCACATCAAAATCCACCAGCAAAAGCTTGCCTATCCCACTGCGAGCCAGGGCTTCTGCCACATAGGAACCTACTCCACCTAAACCCATGATCCCTATTCTGGCAGCTTGAAATTTTTCCATGGCTTCTTTGCCAAAAAGCAGCCGTGTTCGCGAAAACTGATCTATTTCCATATTTTCATTCCCATTATTTCTTCGATTTTATCTTTTACCCAGATCAAATTTGCCAGCACATTATATTCACCATCAAAGTCTGCTGGTTTGGCATAAGGTGCATCAGTTTCTATCTCCCAGTATCCTCTTCTGATAATAGCCTGCACCACTTTATCCTCAGGCAGTCTGGCGTTCAGAGAATACCCAAGATCAAAGCTGTTAAAAGCCTCAAATACATCCATTGAACTATTAAAACCGTGTAGATATCCCCGCACCTTGGGAAAATTGTCTTTCAAAAGTTTATATAGTTCATAATAACTTTTCACCACATGAAAGATCACTGGAAGGTCAAATTCCCGTGCCAGCTCGAGTTGTTTAAGTAGTATTTTTTTCTGCCACTCCCAATTATCATTTCGCTTATCAAAACCTATCTCTCCAAGAGCTGCAATTTTTCCCGAACCTGCCAGTTCCACCAGAAAGTCCCAATCCCGCTCGCTGCTTTTTTCGTAAAAGGGATGAATCCCAGCACACCACGTCATACCTGCTATTTCCTGCTGCAGATGCCATTCCATCTCCTCACGGCATAAAGCACTGGAAAACCATCCTGTCACACCGGCTTTTCGCGCTGCCTGCAATTCATCATCCAGCCTGCCAGCCCGGTAGATCTCTTCCAGATGACAATGATTATCTCTTATATTTTTCATAATTCACCCAACCAAAACCTTTCAAATGGTCGATAGACCTTTGAAATGGTTGACCTGTCCGATTCTTCTAAAGTGGCATTGCCAAACATTGCGGAGGTTAAGACCATCCGCGAGGTTTTACATTCGAAAAAAAAGACCCTGACATTGAGTGATGACAGGGTCATGATTATTTCTCTATTAACTAAAATTTAAATTCCACACCCATGGATACATCACGTTCCGTTTCCTCGTCGCCTTCGATCTCACCGTTATTATCATAATCCACATACCGTTCCTGATACTGCCACAATAGATTTGTGCCTGGACTAAGTTCATAACGCAGAGTTCCCTGGATGATCACATGAGGAGCGATAATAGAGGTGATCTCACTCACATCCACCTGGTAATATTTGAATTCCATATTCTTCAGCTTGGGAATAATACTGGTATTAATTCCGGCTGTCCCGATCAGAGATTTCGAGTCGTCTTC
This window of the Candidatus Stygibacter australis genome carries:
- a CDS encoding TatD family hydrolase encodes the protein MKNIRDNHCHLEEIYRAGRLDDELQAARKAGVTGWFSSALCREEMEWHLQQEIAGMTWCAGIHPFYEKSSERDWDFLVELAGSGKIAALGEIGFDKRNDNWEWQKKILLKQLELAREFDLPVIFHVVKSYYELYKLLKDNFPKVRGYLHGFNSSMDVFEAFNSFDLGYSLNARLPEDKVVQAIIRRGYWEIETDAPYAKPADFDGEYNVLANLIWVKDKIEEIMGMKIWK
- a CDS encoding tRNA threonylcarbamoyladenosine dehydratase, whose amino-acid sequence is MEIDQFSRTRLLFGKEAMEKFQAARIGIMGLGGVGSYVAEALARSGIGKLLLVDFDVISETNINRQLLALHSTIGRQKTEVMKERIEDINPDCEVDIYSGFCNKDSRDDLLPGLDIVVDAIDSLVPKVGLLEDCWRQKIPIISILGAASRFDPSQIRLGDISQTYMCPLARRVRKFLGRRGIRKGIDVIYSIEQPIDQYPPEAGSLQDWKGDTGRMRGTLGSVVYMPAIMGMWAASWVLQKLSGERTPEEK